A genomic stretch from Antarcticibacterium flavum includes:
- the kdsA gene encoding 3-deoxy-8-phosphooctulonate synthase: MKLENIPQIKHSNSNNFFLLAGPCAIEGEEMALRIAEKVVEITIKLEIPYIFKGSFKKANRSRIDSFTGIGDEKALKILRKVSETFEIPTVTDIHEVSDAAMAAQYVDVLQIPAFLVRQTDLVVAAAETGKVVNLKKGQFMSPESMKHAVRKVEECSNEQVMVTDRGTMFGYQDMIVDFRGIPTMREFAPTVLDVTHSLQQPNQSSGVTGGRPDMIETIARAGIATGVDGIFIETHFDPANAKSDGANMLNIQYLEKLLGNLVAIRKTVNSFG; the protein is encoded by the coding sequence ATGAAGCTTGAAAATATTCCGCAGATAAAACATTCCAACTCAAATAATTTTTTCCTTCTTGCAGGCCCCTGCGCTATTGAAGGAGAAGAAATGGCCCTACGAATTGCTGAAAAAGTGGTGGAGATCACCATTAAACTGGAGATCCCATACATCTTCAAAGGATCTTTTAAGAAGGCTAACCGCAGCAGGATAGACAGTTTTACCGGGATTGGCGATGAAAAGGCCCTGAAGATCCTTAGAAAAGTTTCAGAAACCTTTGAAATTCCAACGGTAACAGACATTCATGAAGTAAGCGATGCCGCAATGGCAGCACAATACGTGGATGTACTGCAAATCCCTGCATTCCTCGTAAGGCAAACAGATCTGGTTGTTGCCGCTGCTGAAACCGGGAAGGTGGTAAACCTTAAAAAAGGACAATTCATGAGCCCTGAAAGCATGAAACACGCCGTGCGAAAAGTGGAGGAATGTAGCAATGAACAGGTAATGGTAACAGATCGCGGGACCATGTTTGGTTACCAGGATATGATCGTGGATTTTAGAGGCATTCCAACTATGAGAGAATTTGCACCTACCGTGCTGGATGTGACCCATTCCCTGCAGCAACCAAATCAAAGTAGCGGAGTAACAGGGGGAAGACCAGATATGATAGAGACCATAGCAAGAGCCGGGATCGCTACGGGTGTCGACGGGATCTTCATTGAAACCCATTTTGACCCTGCAAATGCAAAAAGCGACGGCGCCAATATGCTGAATATCCAATACCTGGAGAAGCTTCTGGGCAACCTGGTGGCTATTAGGAAAACCGTGAATAGTTTTGGATAA
- a CDS encoding ribbon-helix-helix domain-containing protein, translating into MKTFTSSLPNDLFEKLDAMAKQYGIAKNKIIEKSLGIYLDQLNRAEYVRSYKVAGKDQDIMSIAEEGMTDYLENLDAGDKE; encoded by the coding sequence ATGAAAACATTCACCTCATCCCTGCCGAATGATCTTTTCGAAAAGCTTGATGCAATGGCCAAACAATATGGTATTGCAAAGAATAAGATCATTGAAAAATCCCTTGGAATCTATCTGGATCAACTCAACCGGGCAGAGTATGTAAGATCCTATAAAGTTGCCGGGAAGGACCAGGATATAATGTCCATTGCTGAAGAAGGAATGACAGATTATTTAGAAAATCTTGATGCCGGGGATAAGGAATGA
- the typA gene encoding translational GTPase TypA produces MTAIKNIAIIAHVDHGKTTLVDKIMYHCQLFRENENTGDLILDNNDLERERGITITSKNVSVVYKGTKINIIDTPGHADFGGEVERVLNMADGVLLLVDAFEGPMPQTRFVLQKALNLGLKPCVVINKVDKENCTPEEVHEKVFDLMFELGAEEWQLDFPSVYGSAKNNWMSEDWKEPTDNIEPLLDMVIEHIPSPKIEEGTPQMLITSLDFSSFTGRIAIGRLQRGVLKENMQVSLVKRDGSIKKTKIKELHIFEGVGRRKIDEVHAGDICAIVGLEGFEIGDTVADIENPEGLKTIAIDEPTMSMLFTINDSPFFGKDGKFVTSRHIKDRLMKELEKNLALRVHETDSADKFLVYGRGVLHLSVLIETMRREGYEMQIGQPQVIIKEIDGVKCEPIEELTIDLPENVSGKAVEMVTMRKGEMLSMESKGERMNIQFLIPSRGIIGLRNQLLTATAGEAIMAHRFKEYQPLKGGIPERQNGSLVSMEKGKAIPYSIDKLQDRGKFFVDPGEDIYEGQVIGENSRQDDMAVNITKTKKLSNVRSSGADDKAKIVPAIKFSLEEALEYIQKDEYVEVTPNFLRLRKIYLTENERKRNKIA; encoded by the coding sequence ATGACAGCTATTAAAAACATTGCGATTATCGCACACGTTGACCACGGAAAGACCACATTGGTAGATAAGATTATGTACCATTGTCAACTTTTCAGGGAAAATGAAAATACAGGGGATCTTATTCTTGATAATAATGATCTTGAAAGAGAACGTGGTATTACAATTACTTCTAAAAACGTTTCCGTAGTTTATAAAGGAACCAAAATAAATATCATCGATACTCCCGGTCACGCCGATTTTGGTGGGGAGGTAGAGCGAGTTTTGAATATGGCAGATGGGGTTCTGCTTCTTGTAGATGCTTTTGAAGGCCCTATGCCACAAACCCGTTTCGTACTTCAAAAAGCACTTAACCTTGGCCTTAAGCCTTGTGTGGTTATCAATAAAGTAGATAAGGAAAACTGTACTCCAGAGGAGGTTCATGAGAAAGTATTTGATCTTATGTTTGAACTGGGTGCAGAGGAGTGGCAGCTTGACTTTCCTTCAGTTTATGGAAGTGCCAAGAATAACTGGATGAGCGAGGACTGGAAGGAACCTACAGATAATATTGAGCCATTATTGGATATGGTTATTGAGCATATCCCTTCTCCTAAGATCGAGGAAGGTACTCCTCAAATGTTGATCACCTCTCTTGACTTTTCATCTTTCACAGGAAGGATTGCCATTGGAAGGTTGCAAAGAGGTGTGCTAAAAGAGAATATGCAGGTTTCCCTGGTAAAACGTGATGGAAGCATTAAGAAGACCAAGATCAAGGAACTTCACATTTTTGAGGGTGTGGGAAGAAGGAAAATTGATGAAGTTCATGCAGGTGATATTTGTGCCATCGTTGGGCTTGAAGGTTTTGAGATTGGAGATACTGTTGCCGATATTGAGAATCCTGAGGGATTAAAGACTATAGCTATCGATGAACCTACGATGAGTATGCTTTTCACTATTAATGACTCTCCATTCTTTGGAAAGGACGGTAAATTTGTTACTTCCCGTCATATCAAGGACAGGTTGATGAAAGAATTAGAGAAGAACCTTGCCTTAAGGGTTCATGAAACAGACAGTGCCGATAAATTCCTGGTATATGGCCGTGGGGTTCTCCATTTATCTGTTCTTATTGAGACTATGAGAAGAGAGGGCTATGAGATGCAGATCGGTCAGCCGCAGGTTATTATAAAAGAGATCGATGGCGTTAAATGTGAGCCTATAGAGGAACTTACCATTGACCTGCCTGAGAATGTATCTGGAAAAGCCGTTGAGATGGTTACTATGAGAAAAGGGGAGATGTTGAGTATGGAGTCCAAAGGAGAACGTATGAACATACAGTTCCTTATTCCTTCACGTGGTATCATCGGCTTAAGAAATCAATTGCTTACAGCCACTGCAGGAGAGGCAATTATGGCCCACAGGTTCAAGGAATACCAACCACTTAAAGGTGGTATCCCAGAGCGTCAAAACGGTTCTTTGGTATCTATGGAAAAAGGAAAAGCAATTCCTTACTCTATCGATAAATTACAGGACAGGGGTAAATTCTTCGTTGACCCGGGTGAGGATATTTATGAAGGTCAGGTTATTGGGGAAAATTCCCGCCAGGATGATATGGCGGTGAATATCACTAAAACCAAAAAGCTTTCAAACGTACGATCATCAGGCGCCGACGATAAGGCTAAGATCGTTCCTGCTATTAAATTCTCTCTTGAAGAAGCATTGGAATATATACAGAAGGATGAATATGTTGAGGTTACTCCAAACTTCCTGAGACTGCGCAAGATCTACTTAACAGAGAATGAGCGTAAGAGAAATAAAATAGCTTAA
- a CDS encoding mechanosensitive ion channel, with amino-acid sequence MENQFESFGHRIANFLPDLLAALLILLIGWLLARGIKAIIVKLLRKTSWDERVFGKSNVGDTNVFLANIVYYLVMIIVILAVLEVLGINEALAPLGNMLNEFLLFIPNLIGAILIGFIGYLLAKFVSNLIHIGGSFLDRFVDRTGFKDTDKLVRILRKIVFIVIFIPFLIQAFNALQMDAISQPANDVLYAFTEMIGQILVAGLILAVFIWGGKFLANFLEDLFKSMGLDNAAEKIQIHNMIGANQSLSKILANLVYFFLVFFGVITAVEILGLDRLTITLNEILEVTGQIIFGLIILAVGNYISLLIYNTMTRSRNNTFIAGIIRWASLALFIAIALRTMGIANEIVELAFGLILGAIAVAVALSYGLGGREAAGEHFKDIISKLRAEASEIPPERTPDNLTDTSRRTTSPGREPEEPDSPKRGPQDPRTPPGGPENPHTPLPGPDEPNKPEPGPENPDRPNRGPGDPNNPDFR; translated from the coding sequence ATGGAAAATCAATTTGAATCTTTTGGCCATCGAATAGCCAATTTCCTGCCAGATCTCCTGGCGGCTTTATTGATCCTCCTCATAGGCTGGCTGCTGGCCCGTGGGATCAAAGCTATTATAGTAAAGCTCCTTAGGAAGACCTCCTGGGATGAGCGGGTGTTCGGCAAGAGCAACGTAGGTGATACGAATGTCTTCCTTGCCAATATCGTGTATTATCTTGTGATGATCATAGTAATTCTCGCGGTCCTTGAAGTACTGGGAATTAATGAAGCTTTGGCACCCTTAGGAAATATGCTTAACGAATTCCTGTTATTCATTCCTAATCTTATTGGTGCTATCCTTATTGGGTTCATTGGATACCTTCTCGCAAAATTTGTTTCCAACCTCATCCATATCGGGGGTAGTTTCCTGGATAGGTTTGTAGACAGAACAGGCTTTAAGGATACAGATAAACTGGTGAGGATCCTGCGCAAGATCGTATTCATCGTTATTTTCATCCCCTTCCTTATACAGGCATTCAATGCCTTACAAATGGATGCCATATCACAGCCGGCCAATGACGTGCTGTATGCGTTTACTGAAATGATTGGGCAAATCCTGGTTGCGGGTCTTATCCTTGCAGTCTTCATTTGGGGAGGAAAATTCCTTGCAAATTTCCTGGAAGATCTCTTTAAAAGTATGGGACTGGACAATGCTGCTGAAAAGATACAGATACATAATATGATTGGAGCTAACCAATCCCTTTCAAAAATACTGGCGAACCTGGTCTACTTCTTCCTCGTCTTTTTCGGTGTCATTACCGCGGTGGAGATTCTTGGACTGGACAGGCTTACCATAACCCTTAATGAGATCCTGGAAGTAACCGGGCAAATCATTTTTGGTCTAATAATCCTGGCAGTGGGTAATTATATTTCCCTTCTTATTTACAATACCATGACCCGCTCCCGAAATAACACCTTTATTGCGGGCATCATTAGATGGGCCTCCCTGGCTTTGTTCATAGCTATAGCTCTTCGCACTATGGGAATAGCCAATGAGATCGTAGAGCTCGCTTTTGGTCTTATATTAGGTGCTATAGCTGTGGCCGTGGCGTTAAGCTATGGCCTTGGTGGCCGGGAAGCGGCAGGAGAACATTTTAAGGATATTATAAGTAAATTAAGAGCAGAGGCATCAGAGATCCCGCCGGAAAGAACGCCAGATAATCTCACCGATACTTCCCGCAGAACGACTTCGCCCGGCAGGGAACCGGAAGAGCCCGATTCTCCTAAACGAGGACCGCAGGATCCTCGCACCCCACCGGGAGGACCTGAGAATCCGCACACTCCCCTGCCGGGACCCGATGAACCTAATAAACCAGAACCCGGACCCGAGAATCCCGACAGGCCAAACCGCGGACCGGGAGATCCTAATAATCCCGATTTCCGTTAA
- a CDS encoding uroporphyrinogen decarboxylase: protein MEILGISYVEWIGYAASLFVLLSFLMKNITTLRYVNSIGCLFFVAYGILLATSWPIIITNVAIVCVNVYYLFINKKQPVPADEVKP from the coding sequence ATGGAAATACTTGGAATATCATATGTGGAATGGATAGGCTACGCTGCATCCCTGTTTGTTTTACTTTCTTTCTTAATGAAAAACATCACCACCCTGCGGTATGTAAACAGTATAGGCTGTCTTTTCTTTGTCGCCTATGGAATATTACTGGCCACTTCCTGGCCCATTATTATCACCAATGTTGCAATTGTTTGTGTGAATGTCTATTACCTGTTCATCAACAAAAAACAACCTGTCCCGGCAGATGAGGTTAAACCCTAG
- a CDS encoding type II toxin-antitoxin system PemK/MazF family toxin has translation MKQGEIWDIHLDPVLHPTSDIGARGMQEQGGRRPAVIISGNLVNKYLDVVIVCPLTSKIKNYKGNLILLPDEKNGLQQKSEVLTFHIRSISKKILDKKLGELSSRDIESIKATVDDILRY, from the coding sequence ATGAAGCAGGGGGAGATTTGGGATATTCATTTGGACCCTGTCTTGCATCCGACGAGTGACATAGGAGCGAGAGGAATGCAGGAACAAGGGGGTAGAAGGCCTGCAGTTATAATAAGCGGTAATTTAGTAAACAAATACCTCGATGTGGTAATTGTTTGCCCATTGACTTCCAAAATTAAGAACTACAAAGGTAACCTCATTTTGCTACCGGATGAAAAAAATGGACTCCAGCAAAAATCTGAAGTTCTTACTTTTCACATTCGGTCAATTTCAAAAAAAATATTAGATAAAAAACTGGGAGAATTATCTTCAAGGGATATTGAATCTATCAAAGCAACGGTAGACGATATTTTAAGATATTAA